In one Merismopedia glauca CCAP 1448/3 genomic region, the following are encoded:
- a CDS encoding cytochrome c oxidase subunit 3, giving the protein MQGSTTDPTKTVLNYHQPVPTEAHAEEHHDFRVFGLIVFLIAEGMIFLGLFAAYLTFRLVAPEWPPQGTPKLELLLPGINTAILIGSSFVIHQADTDIKKNNVAGLRKWFAATAIMGAIFLAGQLYEYFHLEFGLKTNIFASTFYVLTGFHGLHVTFGLILILAVLWRSLKPNHYSSEKHFGVEAAEIYWHFVDVVWIILFFLLYIL; this is encoded by the coding sequence ATGCAAGGTTCAACTACCGACCCCACAAAAACTGTCTTAAATTACCATCAGCCAGTTCCTACCGAAGCTCACGCTGAGGAACACCATGATTTTCGAGTTTTCGGACTCATAGTCTTCCTGATAGCTGAAGGCATGATCTTCTTAGGTTTATTTGCCGCTTATTTAACTTTTCGTTTAGTTGCTCCTGAATGGCCGCCTCAAGGCACTCCCAAGCTAGAACTGTTATTACCAGGGATTAACACAGCCATTCTGATTGGTAGTAGCTTTGTGATTCATCAAGCCGATACGGATATCAAGAAGAATAATGTCGCTGGTTTACGGAAATGGTTTGCTGCTACCGCTATTATGGGAGCTATATTCCTAGCTGGTCAGCTTTACGAATACTTTCATCTAGAGTTTGGTCTGAAAACGAATATCTTTGCCAGTACGTTTTACGTTTTGACTGGATTCCACGGCTTGCACGTCACTTTTGGTTTAATCCTGATTTTGGCAGTGTTGTGGCGATCGCTCAAACCTAACCATTACTCTAGCGAAAAACACTTTGGGGTAGAAGCTGCCGAAATTTACTGGCACTTTGTCGATGTAGTCTGGATTATCCTGTTTTTCCTGCTCTACATCCTCTAG